The Chryseolinea soli nucleotide sequence CGATGATGGCATCACCGCCCTCACCGAAGGGGTTCAACCCAACGGCAATGCCGCGGGCATCCCTTATCGCTATGGTGTATCCCTCCTCACCCACTATGCCACCTCCAAAGAGGACAAGGCACAAATTGAACGGGCCTACCTGGCCGCGCTGGGAAAGACAAGCGACGTGGAAGTGAAGGCTTACTTCATCGACAACCTGAAACTGGTCGGCTCCAATGCCGCCGTGTCCGTGCTGACGCCCTACATCTCCGACAAAGATCTCTTCAATCAAGCAGTTTCTGCCTTGGCCTCCATCGACACGGACGATGCGCGCAAGGCCATCGCCAACGCACTGACCGGTCAGCCGGCAGCGACACAGATCAAATTGATCAAATCGCTGGGTACGTTTAAGTATAAGCCCGCTTTGCAATCCATCACTACACTTGCCGCCGGCAACGATCCGCTGGTGAGGAAGCAAGCGTTGTGGGCACTGGCCTTGCTGGCCGATGCTACTTCGTCAAACCTCCTGCTGGCAGAAGCTAAAAAAGTCGGCTTCAAATATGAGCCCACGGAAGCCACGGTCGCGTTGGTAGAATACCTGCACCAAGTTACCGTGAATGGGAACAACGCCTTGGCAAAAGAGATCAGCAATGCCCTGCTGGAAAACACCCCGGCACCGGATCAACAACATTTCAGACTTGCCGCATTAAAAGGCCTCACACTGACCGATCCCGATGGTTCCGTAAAACTTCTCATCAAAGACCGCAGCTTGTTTGATGCTGAATATCAAAAAGAGGTCTTGAAAGTCGCCGTCCTTTCGGCCAACCGGCCCGATGCGCTGAAGAGCTGGACAAAGGAATATAAAAAAGCAACGGGTGCGGCACAGGCCGACATCCTGGCGATGTTGTCGAAGGCAAACCGGAACGCCGGCTTTATCGAGAGCACACTCTTGCCCGCGCTTGCTTCTAAAGAACCGCAAACCCGCATGACGGCCGCTGCCGAAATTGCCGTGAGCAAAGACAAAAAATATGTCCCCGCCTTGTTAGACTATCTGCTCCGCTCAACGGATGATGCCGAGCTCGCCGCCGCAAAAGCAGCCGTGCTTCAGTTGGCCGACAAAGAGAGCGGTGCACTGATCGCCCAAAAAATAGAAACCGCCCAGCCAAAGAACAAAGTTGCGCTCATTCAAGCGTTGGGAGCACGACGGGCCACCAACCAATTTGATGTGGTCGCCAAGCTCACCGCTTCCAATGATGCCGCCGTGAAAAGCGCTGCGTTCGAGGCATTACCCGCCGTTTCTGCCGGCAGCAACACACCGGCCTTGCTCACGATGCTTGCAGCCACTGAAAACGAGAAAGAGATAAAGGCCATACAGTCCGCGCTGAGTTCCGGCCTGGATAAAAACTCCATTGCGTTGCTGGACGCCGCCTACGCAAAAGAAAAAACCAAGCTGCTTCCCGTTCTTCCCTATGTAAAAGACAGCGGAGCGTTGGAAAAAGTCGCTGCTTCATTCTATAAAGGTGAAGGAAAAGAAAAGGAAGTTGCCTTTGAAGCACTCGCGAACTGGCAGAACAACGATGCTGCCAGAACATTGCTCAGCATCCGGAAAGATGAAAGTTTAAAGAAATATCATGCCGCCGCATTCGACGCTTTCATCTCTCAAGTGGCTGCCTCTTCCTGGCCCGACGATGAGAAGCTGCTCCTGCTGCGCGAGATCATGCCCCTGGCCGCCAATAAAGACGAGCAAACCTCCGTCATCGAAGCCGCTGGACGTGTGAGAACATTTTTGTCGCTCATGTTCGTGGCCCAATACATCGACGATGCCAACCTCAGCAGCGCCGCCAGCCGCTCGGCCATGCAGATCGCCTTGCCCACTTCCGACGCCAAGCCTGGTCTCACGGGTGTTGAAGTGCGCAACACACTGCAACACATGCTGGACAAACTCACAGGTGCCGACAGTCAATACGAACGCATCGATATCCGCACCTATCTCGAAAAGATGCCTTACACAAAAGGATACGAGTCGATCTTCAACGGCAAGGATCTCTCCGGCTGGCAAGGCCTGGTAGAGAACCCGATCGCACGCGCGAAGATGACCAAAGAAGTGCTGGCCAAAAAACAGCTGGAAGCCAACGCCAAAGTAAAGAACAACTGGAGTGTGAAAGACGGCTGCATCTATTTCCAAGGCGACGGCGCCAACCTTTGCACGGCACGTCCCTATGGCGATTTTGAAATGCTCGTCGACTGGAAGATCTCCAAAAACGGCGACAGCGGAATCTACCTTCGCGGCTCCCCGCAAATCCAGATCTGGGACCTGGCCCGCATCGACGTGGGCGCACAGGTAGGTTCCGGTGGCTTGTATAACAATCAAAAGGAAAGAAGCACCCCGCTCGTCGTGGCCGACAACCCGATCGGTGAATGGAACACCTTCCACATCAAAATGATCGGCGACCGTGTCACGGTACACCTGAACGGCGTGCTGGTAGTCGACAATGTGGTCATGGAGAATTACTGGGATCGCACTCTTCCCATCTTCCCCGAAGAAGCCATCGAACTACAGGCCCACGGCACCGAATTGGCCTTCCGCAACCTGTACGTGAAAGAACTGAACACCAAACCGTATCAACTCACGCAGGAAGAAAAAACACAAGGCTTTGATGTCCTCTTCAACGGCAAGGACCTTGACGGATGGGTAGGCAACAAAACAGACTATGTCGTGGAAGACAACACGATCGCCATCTATCCTACAAACGAAAGCCACGGCAACCTCAACACGGAAAAAGAATACAGCGATTTCATCTTCCGCTTTGAATTTCAGCTCACCCCCGGCGCCAACAACGGACTGGGTATACACGCGCCCCTGGAAGGCGACATAGCCTATGTTGGAAAAGAGATCCAGATCCTGGACAACACCGCGCCGGTATACTCCAAACTGGAAGTATACCAATATCACGGCTCCGTCTACGGTATCATACCGGCAAAACGCGAGTTCTTGAAGCCCCTGGGCGAATGGAACCAGGAAGAAGTGCAGGTGAAAGGCGACTACATCAAAGTGACCCTCAACGGCACGGTGATCGTGGAAGGCGACATGAAGAAAGCTTCCAAGAACGGAACCCTCGATCACAAAGATCACCCGGGCTTGAACCGTCACAACGGTC carries:
- a CDS encoding DUF1080 domain-containing protein, producing the protein MKPTTFIRITLFLSLLIPHLLWAQDQRLMKTKVADVLALLPAADNPQALRLYKEIIGFGDDGITALTEGVQPNGNAAGIPYRYGVSLLTHYATSKEDKAQIERAYLAALGKTSDVEVKAYFIDNLKLVGSNAAVSVLTPYISDKDLFNQAVSALASIDTDDARKAIANALTGQPAATQIKLIKSLGTFKYKPALQSITTLAAGNDPLVRKQALWALALLADATSSNLLLAEAKKVGFKYEPTEATVALVEYLHQVTVNGNNALAKEISNALLENTPAPDQQHFRLAALKGLTLTDPDGSVKLLIKDRSLFDAEYQKEVLKVAVLSANRPDALKSWTKEYKKATGAAQADILAMLSKANRNAGFIESTLLPALASKEPQTRMTAAAEIAVSKDKKYVPALLDYLLRSTDDAELAAAKAAVLQLADKESGALIAQKIETAQPKNKVALIQALGARRATNQFDVVAKLTASNDAAVKSAAFEALPAVSAGSNTPALLTMLAATENEKEIKAIQSALSSGLDKNSIALLDAAYAKEKTKLLPVLPYVKDSGALEKVAASFYKGEGKEKEVAFEALANWQNNDAARTLLSIRKDESLKKYHAAAFDAFISQVAASSWPDDEKLLLLREIMPLAANKDEQTSVIEAAGRVRTFLSLMFVAQYIDDANLSSAASRSAMQIALPTSDAKPGLTGVEVRNTLQHMLDKLTGADSQYERIDIRTYLEKMPYTKGYESIFNGKDLSGWQGLVENPIARAKMTKEVLAKKQLEANAKVKNNWSVKDGCIYFQGDGANLCTARPYGDFEMLVDWKISKNGDSGIYLRGSPQIQIWDLARIDVGAQVGSGGLYNNQKERSTPLVVADNPIGEWNTFHIKMIGDRVTVHLNGVLVVDNVVMENYWDRTLPIFPEEAIELQAHGTELAFRNLYVKELNTKPYQLTQEEKTQGFDVLFNGKDLDGWVGNKTDYVVEDNTIAIYPTNESHGNLNTEKEYSDFIFRFEFQLTPGANNGLGIHAPLEGDIAYVGKEIQILDNTAPVYSKLEVYQYHGSVYGIIPAKREFLKPLGEWNQEEVQVKGDYIKVTLNGTVIVEGDMKKASKNGTLDHKDHPGLNRHNGHIAFLGHGTVVKFKNIRIKDLSK